The following nucleotide sequence is from Chryseobacterium sp. CY350.
AAAGTTTTCAAAAATCAGAACCAAATATGTGATGTATGAAGATTGAAAATGTGGATTCTAATCGTTAGTGCTCGTAAATTTAAAATTGACCGGCAAAGCGAAATTCACAATTGATAAGTCACTGTATATCAGTCAAAGTTCTGCGGCGGATTTTTATCATCTTTTCCTTTATTCAAGATAAAAAGTCCGATCGATAAGCCGATAACTCCTGCAAAAGCAGTCATCAAAGCGCGCTCTAGTTTGTCAGCTTCTTTATTTCCCAAATAATTCATCAGGAAAAGAATAGCAAAAGTGATTACTGATATAATGATGTGGTTTTTTCCTAGTAGTTTCATATTATTTTAGTCTGTAACAAATCATGACACCGCCACGATAAGGTAACCATTCTCCGCTTCTGTTAAAGCCCTGCGCGCTATCATATCTTTCACCTGTTCCTCGAACGTAGCCTTTATAAAAATCCTGAGAATTTCCGATACCTGCAAAAATATCCATATTCCAATTATCTGCAAGTCTAAACTGATAACCACCTTCTACTCCTAGCAGAAAAGAAAAGCCTTTTTGATAAAGTTGTGAATTTATATATTGAGTGGGAACTCCTACCTGAGCATCTACAAATGTATTATCATTCCAATAAGTAGGTTTCTGTAGTATGTAAGTTCCTACGGAGAAATTAGCTCCGACGTGCCAACCTTTAAATGCCTCTTTAAAATAATATCTTCCCTCAAGAGTTCCCATGTAAATCTGAGCTTCATGTCCTGCAAAAGATTTCCATGGCGAGATTAATACATCTCCCTGCGCTGTAAATTTATTACTCAACTGATATTCTAATCCTGCATTGATTACTCCAATGGGAATAAGTAATGCGTTGCCTTTTACATAAAGTTTCTTTTCAGAAATCGTTTTCACATCTGATGTTGAATTTTCCTGAGCATCAGCATTGATGAAGGAAAATAAACTTATTAGTACGATGAAAATTTTATTATTCAATGTGACTCTATTTTATTTTACTTAGTAGTTCTTTAGCCAATGTAGCGTCCTTTCCGGCACTCTCCGCCATATTTCTCGACATTTCAGCATAGTTTTTAGCGACATCTGTATTTCCTAATTGATAATATATTTTTGCTAAAATATAAGTGTTTTCAGGGGTTTCACTTTGCATTACAGATTTTTCTGCCCATTCAGCTGCTTTTTTAAGGGATGGTTTTGACTGTATATGATCAGAAAAAATCCAGGCTGCCTTCAAAAGTTCATTGGGTTGAAACTGATCTGAATTTTTATAGTAAACCAAAGCAGCTTTTTCATATTCTGCAAAATTACTATTCTGCTCATAATAGCTAAGTTTAGTCTGATTAAGCTTAGTCATTGCAGCTTCTTTTCCTACCAGCGGCTCGGCTGTTTTCATGAAATATTCTTCATTAATTTCTTTTTTGTTTTCGTCAATTGATTCAGCGACGATTTTAGAAAGTACAATTTGGTTATTAAACTCATTATAAGTTTCTTCTGGTAAATACTTAATGATGTCTGTTTTTCTTGCCGTAAAAAATTTGTAGTTGGGATCTTCTGTTGATTTAATGAAATAAAGCAACAAACCAACTTCATCTTTTGAGATTTCGTCTGTTTTGCTTTTGTTTTGAAAATATCGTTCTGAAGCTTTTTTAGCAAAATCAAAATCTGCATTAGCATTAAGTTTCATAATGTTAATCAAAAATTCAGGTGACTTTTCTCCTTTTGCAAAACGTTCTTTCAGCGACCCAGATTTATTGTTGGGCGAGTTAATATCCTGAGCCATTGTAAGGAAAATGTTTTCTTCCATATAGCCGTAATTTTGAGAAACCAATTCTCCGTCACCATTCAGGAACAGATAAGTAGGGTAGGAGCGAACACCGAATTTCTGGGCAACTTCTCTACCTTCACCTT
It contains:
- a CDS encoding thioredoxin family protein, giving the protein MKKIISGLFIFITIFAFAQDEIKFQDIPFKDLIAKAKKENKLVFIDAYASWCGPCKMMEKNVFTKKTVGDFYNKNFINARIDMEKGEGREVAQKFGVRSYPTYLFLNGDGELVSQNYGYMEENIFLTMAQDINSPNNKSGSLKERFAKGEKSPEFLINIMKLNANADFDFAKKASERYFQNKSKTDEISKDEVGLLLYFIKSTEDPNYKFFTARKTDIIKYLPEETYNEFNNQIVLSKIVAESIDENKKEINEEYFMKTAEPLVGKEAAMTKLNQTKLSYYEQNSNFAEYEKAALVYYKNSDQFQPNELLKAAWIFSDHIQSKPSLKKAAEWAEKSVMQSETPENTYILAKIYYQLGNTDVAKNYAEMSRNMAESAGKDATLAKELLSKIK
- a CDS encoding DUF3575 domain-containing protein, which gives rise to MNNKIFIVLISLFSFINADAQENSTSDVKTISEKKLYVKGNALLIPIGVINAGLEYQLSNKFTAQGDVLISPWKSFAGHEAQIYMGTLEGRYYFKEAFKGWHVGANFSVGTYILQKPTYWNDNTFVDAQVGVPTQYINSQLYQKGFSFLLGVEGGYQFRLADNWNMDIFAGIGNSQDFYKGYVRGTGERYDSAQGFNRSGEWLPYRGGVMICYRLK